A region from the Candidatus Edwardsbacteria bacterium RifOxyA12_full_54_48 genome encodes:
- a CDS encoding phosphate ABC transporter permease subunit PstC has product MSLKKRRFKYLTESLIEGNIKITATFAIVVVFLIFIFIMRESLPIFFNSEVQQEITFGQFFNSIAWRPVSDNPRFSLWPIILGSLKVTLIALFFAVPVAIAAALYSSEFAGRRLKEFIKPTVELLAGIPSVVLGFFALMVMASFLKNIFGWEIRLNAVNAGIALGFAVIPSIYSLAEDAINAVPRSFREAALGLGASPWQTALKVVLPAALPGVSAAVLFGMGRAVGETMVVLMAAGNAPLFSFNPLNSTRTMTATIAAELGEVVFGSGHYHALFFIGLVLFLVTFVINMTSWALFDGLMSKLYGAKK; this is encoded by the coding sequence ATGAGCCTTAAGAAAAGGAGATTCAAATACCTCACTGAGTCTCTGATCGAGGGAAACATCAAGATCACCGCCACCTTCGCCATCGTGGTGGTGTTCCTGATATTCATATTCATCATGAGGGAGTCGCTGCCGATATTCTTCAACAGCGAGGTGCAGCAGGAGATAACCTTCGGCCAATTCTTCAACAGCATCGCCTGGCGGCCGGTGTCGGATAATCCCCGGTTCTCGCTGTGGCCCATCATTCTGGGCAGCTTAAAGGTGACCCTGATCGCATTGTTTTTCGCCGTTCCGGTGGCGATCGCCGCCGCTCTTTATAGCTCGGAGTTCGCCGGGCGCCGTTTGAAGGAATTCATCAAGCCTACAGTGGAACTGCTGGCCGGGATCCCTTCGGTAGTGCTGGGCTTCTTTGCCCTGATGGTGATGGCCTCCTTTTTGAAAAACATCTTCGGCTGGGAGATCCGGCTCAATGCGGTCAATGCCGGGATCGCCCTGGGCTTTGCCGTCATTCCGTCCATCTATTCACTGGCCGAGGATGCCATCAATGCGGTCCCCCGGTCGTTCCGGGAGGCGGCCCTGGGGCTGGGGGCCTCCCCTTGGCAGACGGCCCTAAAAGTGGTTCTGCCGGCGGCCCTGCCCGGGGTGTCGGCAGCGGTATTGTTCGGCATGGGACGGGCGGTGGGCGAAACCATGGTGGTGCTGATGGCGGCCGGGAATGCCCCGCTGTTCTCATTCAATCCTCTTAATTCCACCCGCACCATGACCGCCACCATCGCGGCCGAGCTGGGAGAGGTGGTCTTCGGCAGCGGACACTACCATGCCCTGTTCTTCATCGGGCTGGTCCTGTTCCTGGTCACCTTCGTGATCAACATGACCTCCTGGGCGCTGTTCGACGGGCTGATGAGCAAGCTTTACGGGGCCAAGAAATAG
- a CDS encoding (4Fe-4S)-binding protein, with translation MTELVIISGKGGTGKTSVTASLAVLAGRPVIADCDVDAADLHLVLAPQVKETNKFSSGHEAMIIREKCTGCGECLKNCRFGAVKKTAGEAGKGLKFHIDPVFCEGCGVCVRICPAQAIDFPERVCGQWMVSDTRCGPMVHARLGVAAENSGKLVSMVRNQARMLAQETGRNPIIIDGPPGIGCPVIASITGASQVLVVTEPTVSGEHDLERVLKLAGHFGVPAAACVNKWDINPGMAEKIEEKARLAGAGIAGRIRYDPGVTQAQIRKKAVVETDAPSAEDIKNIWDKLGIKG, from the coding sequence ATCACAGAACTTGTTATCATCAGCGGAAAGGGCGGCACCGGAAAGACCAGCGTAACCGCCTCGCTGGCGGTCCTGGCCGGCCGGCCGGTCATCGCCGACTGCGATGTAGACGCGGCCGACCTGCACCTGGTGCTTGCTCCCCAGGTAAAAGAGACCAATAAGTTCAGCAGCGGGCATGAGGCAATGATCATCCGGGAAAAATGCACCGGCTGCGGGGAGTGTCTGAAGAATTGCCGGTTCGGAGCGGTAAAGAAAACCGCAGGGGAGGCCGGGAAAGGATTGAAATTCCATATCGATCCGGTGTTCTGCGAGGGCTGCGGAGTCTGCGTCAGGATCTGTCCGGCCCAGGCCATCGATTTCCCGGAGCGGGTCTGTGGTCAGTGGATGGTCTCGGATACCCGGTGCGGTCCGATGGTCCACGCCAGGCTGGGGGTGGCGGCGGAGAACTCCGGCAAGCTGGTGTCGATGGTCCGTAACCAGGCCCGGATGCTGGCCCAGGAGACGGGAAGAAATCCGATAATAATTGACGGGCCCCCGGGCATCGGCTGCCCGGTGATTGCCTCGATAACCGGGGCCTCACAGGTGCTGGTGGTGACCGAACCCACGGTATCGGGGGAGCATGACCTGGAGAGGGTTCTCAAGCTGGCCGGACACTTCGGGGTTCCGGCGGCCGCCTGCGTCAACAAATGGGACATCAACCCCGGCATGGCGGAAAAGATAGAGGAAAAAGCCCGACTGGCCGGAGCCGGGATAGCCGGACGCATCAGATATGACCCCGGGGTCACCCAGGCCCAGATCCGGAAAAAGGCCGTGGTTGAGACCGACGCCCCCTCGGCCGAAGACATTAAAAATATCTGGGATAAACTCGGCATAAAGGGATGA
- a CDS encoding peroxiredoxin: MEQNPQTPSPAMPRIGDRAPSFKAVTTQGQITFPEQFAGSWVILFSHPADFTPVCTSEFMTFATLEGKFGEANCRLVGLSIDGLYSHIAWLRTIKEKIEYKGMKNVEVNFPLIEDITMEVARKYGMIQPGESQTKAVRAVFVIDPKGIIRTIIYYPLSLGRNFEELYRVVVALQTADAFSIATPADWQPGDDVIVPTASSCGAAKERMESKDEMHCYDWFFCTKKLSRDKVMESLKKGSKK, encoded by the coding sequence ATGGAACAGAACCCCCAAACTCCTTCCCCGGCCATGCCCCGGATCGGGGACAGGGCCCCCTCATTCAAGGCGGTGACCACCCAGGGCCAGATCACTTTTCCGGAGCAGTTTGCCGGCAGCTGGGTGATCCTTTTTTCGCATCCGGCCGATTTTACCCCGGTCTGCACTTCGGAGTTCATGACCTTTGCCACTCTGGAGGGGAAATTCGGCGAGGCCAACTGCAGGCTGGTGGGCCTGTCCATCGACGGGCTATACAGCCACATCGCCTGGCTGAGGACCATCAAGGAGAAGATCGAATACAAGGGAATGAAGAACGTGGAGGTGAACTTTCCGCTGATCGAGGACATCACCATGGAGGTGGCCAGGAAGTACGGGATGATCCAGCCCGGCGAGAGCCAAACCAAGGCGGTGCGGGCGGTTTTCGTCATAGACCCCAAGGGGATCATCCGGACCATCATCTATTACCCCTTAAGCCTGGGCCGGAATTTCGAGGAACTGTACCGGGTGGTGGTGGCACTGCAGACGGCGGACGCCTTCTCCATCGCCACCCCGGCCGACTGGCAGCCGGGCGATGATGTCATTGTGCCGACGGCGAGTTCCTGCGGCGCGGCCAAGGAACGCATGGAAAGCAAGGACGAAATGCACTGCTACGACTGGTTCTTCTGCACCAAGAAACTGTCCAGGGATAAAGTGATGGAATCACTTAAAAAGGGATCAAAGAAGTAA
- a CDS encoding phosphate ABC transporter ATP-binding protein, with the protein MPTGNNRLEIKEFNLYYHRTKALEDISMMVPEKKVTAIIGPSGCGKSTLLRSINRMNEMIDGVTAEGKILLDGEDIYQKDIDVVELRRKVGMVFQRPNPFPKSIFENVAFGVRMGDNVPAKEKLEEVVERSLKEAAIWDEVKDRRHRSAMELSGGQQQRVCIARALAVEPEVILMDEPASALDPIATAKIEELIFRLKEKYTIVIVTHNMQQAARVSDFTAFLMLGKLVEFGPTEKMMTNPGNKLTEEYITGRFG; encoded by the coding sequence ATGCCGACCGGAAACAATCGTTTGGAGATAAAGGAATTCAACCTATACTATCACCGCACCAAGGCCCTGGAGGATATTTCGATGATGGTCCCCGAAAAGAAGGTGACCGCCATCATCGGGCCGTCGGGCTGCGGGAAGTCTACCCTATTGCGGTCAATAAACCGGATGAACGAAATGATTGACGGCGTGACGGCAGAGGGGAAGATCCTGCTGGATGGGGAGGACATCTATCAAAAGGATATAGATGTGGTGGAGCTGAGACGCAAGGTGGGCATGGTGTTTCAAAGGCCCAATCCCTTTCCGAAATCTATATTCGAGAACGTGGCCTTCGGGGTAAGGATGGGCGATAACGTTCCGGCCAAGGAAAAATTGGAAGAGGTGGTGGAACGGTCATTGAAGGAGGCCGCCATCTGGGACGAGGTAAAGGACCGGCGGCACCGTTCGGCCATGGAGCTGTCCGGCGGGCAACAGCAGCGGGTATGCATCGCCCGCGCTTTGGCGGTCGAGCCGGAGGTCATCCTGATGGACGAGCCGGCCTCGGCCCTGGATCCCATTGCCACCGCCAAGATCGAAGAGCTTATATTCCGCCTCAAGGAAAAATATACCATCGTCATCGTCACCCATAACATGCAACAGGCCGCCCGGGTGTCAGATTTCACCGCTTTTCTGATGCTGGGCAAACTGGTGGAATTCGGCCCCACCGAGAAGATGATGACCAATCCAGGCAACAAGCTGACCGAGGAATATATCACCGGAAGGTTCGGATGA
- a CDS encoding phosphate ABC transporter, permease protein PstA yields the protein MNLRNIKDRLKIGLTGSAVLLILAILAVILGTVIIGGYKSISWEFLTQAPTEGMTKGGIFPAIFGMVFSLLLMLIAVVPVGVATAVYLHEYARPGFILTKLIRGAVNNLAGVPSIVFGLFGLGFFIQFIGRGLDHSLAQNGLFGQPCILWASLTLALMNLPMIIVATEEALRAIPQAERAGALALGATKWQSIRHVVLPQAIPGILTGVVLVISRGAGEVAPIMFTGAAYYLPYLPKLPTDQFMTLGYHIFVMTTQSPDIDATMPIAMGATLVLLALTFSLNIIAIIIRSRTRSQLRKGR from the coding sequence ATGAACCTGCGAAATATAAAAGATAGGCTCAAAATTGGCCTGACCGGATCGGCGGTGCTGCTGATCCTGGCAATTCTGGCGGTTATCCTGGGCACGGTTATCATTGGCGGCTATAAAAGCATCAGTTGGGAATTTCTGACCCAAGCGCCCACCGAAGGCATGACCAAGGGCGGGATATTTCCGGCCATATTCGGGATGGTGTTCTCGCTGCTGCTGATGCTGATCGCGGTGGTGCCGGTAGGCGTGGCCACCGCAGTCTATTTACATGAATACGCCCGGCCCGGTTTCATCCTGACCAAGCTGATCCGCGGGGCGGTCAACAATCTGGCCGGCGTCCCCTCCATCGTCTTCGGCCTGTTCGGGCTGGGTTTTTTCATTCAGTTCATCGGCAGGGGGCTCGACCACTCGCTGGCACAGAACGGTCTGTTCGGGCAGCCATGCATACTTTGGGCCTCGCTGACCCTGGCCTTGATGAACCTGCCGATGATCATAGTGGCCACCGAGGAGGCATTAAGGGCCATTCCCCAGGCGGAACGGGCCGGAGCTTTGGCCCTGGGCGCCACCAAGTGGCAATCGATAAGGCATGTGGTGCTTCCCCAGGCCATCCCCGGCATCCTGACCGGAGTGGTGCTGGTCATCAGCCGGGGGGCCGGTGAGGTGGCTCCAATCATGTTCACCGGGGCGGCCTATTACCTGCCGTACCTGCCCAAGCTGCCCACCGACCAGTTCATGACCCTGGGCTACCACATATTCGTAATGACCACCCAATCGCCGGACATAGACGCCACGATGCCGATAGCCATGGGAGCCACCCTGGTACTATTGGCCCTTACCTTCTCGCTAAACATCATCGCCATAATCATAAGATCCCGCACCAGAAGCCAGCTTAGAAAGGGAAGATAA
- a CDS encoding ATPase: MKIAIPLAEGKLTMHFGHCESFALVDVDAAEKKIMGREDIKAPPHEPGLLPRWLAEKGAKVIIAGGMGQRAQGLFAEQGIKVIVGAPAEAPERLVEDYFKGTLQTGANACDH; the protein is encoded by the coding sequence ATGAAAATAGCAATTCCCCTGGCTGAAGGAAAACTGACCATGCACTTTGGGCATTGCGAGAGCTTTGCCCTGGTAGATGTGGATGCGGCCGAAAAGAAAATCATGGGCCGGGAGGACATCAAGGCCCCGCCCCATGAACCGGGCCTGCTGCCCCGCTGGCTGGCGGAAAAGGGCGCCAAGGTGATCATTGCCGGCGGCATGGGACAAAGGGCCCAGGGGCTGTTTGCGGAACAGGGCATCAAGGTGATAGTGGGCGCACCGGCAGAGGCGCCGGAAAGACTGGTGGAAGATTATTTCAAAGGAACCCTGCAGACCGGCGCCAATGCCTGCGATCATTGA
- a CDS encoding dinitrogenase iron-molybdenum cofactor biosynthesis protein, giving the protein MKIAFTTSGTELSGPLDSRFGRAPKFLIYDTETKGFTIIDNVQNLNAAQGAGIQSASAVSQSGAQALVTGHCGPKAFQVLKAAGVKVYNTDAPTVEEALQRFINGQLAEAKDSDVEGHWV; this is encoded by the coding sequence ATGAAGATAGCCTTCACCACCTCGGGAACCGAGCTGAGCGGGCCGCTTGACAGCCGATTTGGCCGGGCTCCCAAGTTTCTGATCTACGACACTGAAACCAAGGGCTTTACAATCATCGACAATGTACAGAACCTCAACGCGGCCCAGGGAGCCGGTATTCAGTCGGCCTCCGCCGTATCGCAGTCAGGCGCCCAGGCGCTGGTAACTGGGCACTGCGGCCCCAAGGCTTTTCAGGTACTAAAAGCCGCTGGGGTAAAGGTCTACAACACCGACGCACCGACGGTGGAAGAAGCTTTACAACGGTTCATCAACGGCCAGCTGGCCGAGGCAAAAGATTCCGATGTCGAGGGGCATTGGGTTTGA
- a CDS encoding phosphate transport system regulatory protein PhoU, whose product MEQTRHVDRELEHIKEKLLLMASKAEHIISQAVESLLHRDLVKAEQVMALDREIDRLEIEIENDAISLIACHQPAAKDLRLLIGIIKINNDIERIGDHGVNIAQCTLKLGQEPPLKPLVDIPRMAHLAASMLRDSLDSFVHEDAEKARQVCATDSQVDQLKDQTLRELMTYMFEKPKAISRALGLILISRNLERIADLSTNISEEVIYICQAKVIKHNQEKIKVLFICRHNAARSQMAEALLNHLAGDRFKADSAGLEPGELNPYAIRAMAEMGIDISAKNTQSVFDLYLKGQLYNYVITVCDIKEEDKCPIFPGIAQSLQWSFPDPASFAGSDQEKLKRTVEVRDSIKKAIEDFIKPINKPNHHDTGGVSE is encoded by the coding sequence ATGGAACAAACAAGACACGTCGACCGTGAGCTGGAGCATATAAAGGAAAAACTGCTTTTGATGGCGTCCAAGGCCGAGCATATCATCAGCCAGGCGGTGGAATCGCTTTTGCATAGGGACCTGGTCAAGGCCGAGCAGGTCATGGCCTTGGACAGGGAGATCGACAGGCTGGAGATAGAGATAGAGAACGATGCCATCTCGTTGATAGCCTGCCACCAGCCGGCCGCCAAAGATCTGAGACTGCTGATCGGGATAATAAAGATAAACAACGATATCGAGCGCATCGGCGACCACGGAGTGAATATCGCCCAATGTACGCTGAAACTGGGCCAGGAGCCGCCGTTGAAGCCCCTGGTAGATATACCCCGGATGGCCCATTTGGCTGCTTCGATGCTCAGGGATAGCCTTGATAGCTTTGTCCATGAGGATGCGGAAAAGGCCCGTCAGGTTTGCGCCACCGACAGCCAGGTGGACCAGCTGAAGGATCAAACACTGAGGGAACTGATGACCTATATGTTCGAGAAGCCGAAAGCCATCAGCCGGGCCCTGGGCCTGATACTGATCAGCCGCAATCTGGAGCGGATAGCCGATCTGTCGACCAATATCAGTGAAGAGGTGATCTACATTTGCCAGGCCAAAGTCATCAAACATAATCAGGAAAAGATAAAAGTTCTGTTCATCTGCCGCCATAATGCGGCCCGCAGCCAGATGGCCGAGGCCCTGCTCAATCACCTGGCCGGGGATCGTTTTAAGGCCGATAGCGCCGGCCTGGAGCCGGGGGAACTGAATCCCTATGCTATACGGGCCATGGCCGAAATGGGAATAGATATATCAGCTAAAAACACACAAAGCGTTTTTGATCTATACCTAAAGGGGCAACTGTATAATTATGTAATAACGGTGTGTGATATAAAAGAAGAAGATAAATGCCCGATCTTTCCCGGCATAGCCCAGAGCCTGCAATGGAGTTTTCCGGACCCCGCGTCATTTGCCGGCAGCGATCAGGAGAAGCTGAAAAGGACCGTTGAGGTCAGGGACAGCATAAAAAAAGCCATCGAAGATTTCATCAAACCGATCAATAAACCAAACCATCATGATACGGGAGGAGTTTCCGAGTAG
- a CDS encoding CGGC domain-containing protein gives MKIGIIICARYRDCGGGKCFRSVRERKGGFARYAQSEPLEVVGYSNCGGCPGGNIEYVPEEMVKNGAQAIHLATGLVVGYPPCPNIRRFKSFIEERYGVPVVIGTHPIPKKYMDVHQRLSFWKETKMEEIVGGLMEESEVVKEDYN, from the coding sequence ATGAAGATTGGAATCATCATCTGTGCCCGCTACCGGGACTGCGGCGGGGGAAAGTGTTTCAGGTCGGTACGGGAGAGAAAGGGCGGGTTCGCACGATATGCCCAGTCCGAGCCGTTGGAGGTGGTGGGTTATTCCAACTGCGGCGGGTGCCCCGGGGGAAACATCGAATACGTCCCGGAGGAAATGGTAAAGAACGGCGCCCAGGCCATCCATCTGGCCACCGGACTGGTGGTGGGCTACCCACCGTGCCCAAATATCAGGAGGTTCAAGAGCTTTATCGAAGAACGGTACGGTGTTCCCGTGGTGATCGGAACCCACCCCATCCCCAAAAAATACATGGATGTCCACCAGCGGCTGTCTTTTTGGAAGGAAACCAAGATGGAAGAGATCGTGGGCGGGTTGATGGAGGAATCCGAAGTCGTAAAAGAAGATTATAATTGA
- a CDS encoding (4Fe-4S)-binding protein — MILAIASGKGGTGKTTVSLNLAKSLGRPVQLLDCDVEEPNAHLFLSGKPGAESVVTVPVPVIDATRCDLCGECGRVCQFHAIAVVKPGPIVFPELCHGCGGCVLACPQKAISEKDRRIGAVETLKSGDITLIMGRLDVGVSLVPPLIRAVKSRLNPEIPAILDAPPGTSCPVVATIRDTDYVLLVTEPTPFGLNDLALAVDMVRELKIPFGVVVNRAGSGDDGVNAYCREQGIPILLEIPDDRRIAEAYSRGVLMVDALPEYRKMFADLADTLAATNGKK, encoded by the coding sequence ATGATACTTGCCATTGCCTCGGGCAAGGGCGGAACCGGCAAGACCACGGTCTCGCTGAACCTGGCAAAATCGCTGGGCCGACCGGTTCAGCTGCTGGATTGCGACGTGGAGGAGCCCAATGCCCACCTGTTCCTTTCCGGTAAGCCGGGAGCCGAGTCCGTGGTAACCGTGCCGGTGCCGGTGATCGATGCCACCCGGTGCGATCTGTGCGGTGAGTGCGGCCGGGTCTGCCAGTTTCATGCCATAGCCGTGGTCAAACCCGGGCCGATCGTTTTTCCGGAACTATGCCATGGCTGCGGGGGCTGCGTCCTGGCTTGCCCGCAGAAAGCCATCAGCGAAAAGGACCGCCGGATCGGAGCGGTGGAAACCCTGAAATCCGGAGACATCACCTTGATCATGGGGCGGCTGGATGTTGGTGTCTCCCTGGTGCCCCCGTTGATCCGGGCGGTGAAGTCGCGCCTGAACCCGGAGATTCCGGCAATACTGGACGCCCCGCCCGGGACCTCATGTCCGGTGGTGGCCACCATCAGGGACACTGATTACGTCCTGCTGGTCACCGAGCCGACACCGTTCGGGCTGAACGACCTGGCCCTGGCCGTTGACATGGTGCGGGAGTTGAAGATTCCCTTCGGGGTGGTCGTCAACCGCGCCGGTTCGGGCGATGACGGAGTGAACGCCTACTGCCGGGAGCAGGGCATTCCCATTCTACTGGAGATCCCGGACGACCGGAGGATCGCCGAGGCCTACTCCAGGGGGGTGCTGATGGTGGATGCGCTACCAGAGTACCGGAAGATGTTTGCGGATCTGGCAGATACATTGGCGGCGACCAATGGTAAAAAATGA
- a CDS encoding phosphate-binding protein, with translation MKTIIFWASLALVVITASSFVMAGKAITLKGSDTLLMLGQRWAELYMQKNPGVVIQVTGGGSGVGIAALINGSTDICQASRSMKDSEKKKLRERYFNMGTEIPVAKDGVTIYINEKNPVDELTLDQIRDIYTGKTTNWSQLGGPDAKIIVYGRENSSGTYVFFRESAMKNADYTSSMQSLPGTAAVVNAVAKDKFGIGYGGAAYAKGVKEVAIKTAQGSFRPTTETVKSGQYPLSRDLYWYLRGKPSGEIKKMIDWVLSPEGQEVVKKVGYFTVK, from the coding sequence ATCAAGACCATAATATTCTGGGCGTCGCTGGCGCTGGTGGTCATCACGGCCAGCAGTTTTGTGATGGCCGGGAAAGCCATCACCCTTAAGGGTTCCGATACCCTGCTGATGCTGGGGCAGAGATGGGCCGAATTGTACATGCAGAAGAACCCCGGGGTGGTGATCCAGGTGACCGGGGGCGGCTCGGGAGTGGGGATCGCCGCGCTGATCAACGGCTCCACTGACATCTGCCAGGCCTCCCGCAGCATGAAGGATTCCGAAAAGAAGAAACTGCGCGAGCGCTATTTCAACATGGGTACCGAGATCCCGGTGGCCAAGGACGGAGTAACCATCTATATCAACGAGAAAAACCCGGTGGACGAACTGACCCTGGACCAGATCCGGGACATCTACACCGGCAAGACCACCAATTGGTCCCAGCTGGGCGGGCCCGATGCCAAGATAATCGTCTACGGGCGCGAGAACAGCTCCGGCACCTACGTCTTCTTCCGGGAATCGGCCATGAAGAATGCCGACTATACTTCCAGCATGCAGTCCCTGCCGGGGACCGCGGCGGTGGTCAATGCGGTGGCCAAGGATAAGTTCGGCATCGGCTACGGCGGGGCTGCCTACGCCAAGGGGGTCAAGGAAGTGGCCATCAAGACCGCCCAGGGCAGTTTCCGGCCCACCACCGAGACCGTCAAGAGCGGACAATATCCCCTGTCCCGCGATCTTTACTGGTACCTGAGGGGCAAGCCCAGCGGCGAGATCAAGAAGATGATCGATTGGGTGCTTTCCCCCGAGGGCCAGGAAGTGGTTAAAAAGGTGGGATACTTTACCGTAAAATAA
- a CDS encoding DNA-binding response regulator: protein MPKKIYIVEDEKDIADIVKHYLKNAGYGVEVFEDGEKALRRVRLSVPDLLLLDLMLPGMDGLEICRLLRSEPPTKKLPIIMLTAKGEETDKIVGLEMGADDYITKPFSPKELVARVKALFRRNQPDLEAVKNIQYGKLFLDIETHTVTVNNKEVTLTAKEFALLEYLLQRKGKLVSRDNILDAVWGMDYYGGNRTIDVHIRHLREKIPLLKASLVTVKSFGYKLKDEK from the coding sequence ATGCCCAAGAAGATATATATTGTGGAGGACGAAAAGGACATCGCCGATATCGTCAAGCATTACCTCAAGAATGCCGGCTATGGCGTAGAGGTCTTTGAAGATGGAGAAAAAGCTTTAAGGAGGGTACGGCTTTCGGTCCCGGATCTTTTATTGTTGGACCTGATGCTGCCCGGCATGGATGGCCTGGAGATTTGCCGCCTGTTGAGATCTGAGCCGCCGACAAAAAAACTGCCCATAATCATGCTGACCGCCAAGGGCGAGGAGACCGACAAGATCGTCGGCCTGGAGATGGGGGCCGACGACTATATCACCAAACCTTTCAGCCCCAAGGAATTGGTGGCCAGGGTCAAGGCCCTTTTCCGCCGCAACCAACCGGATCTGGAAGCGGTAAAGAATATTCAATATGGAAAGCTTTTCCTTGATATCGAGACCCATACCGTAACCGTCAATAATAAAGAAGTGACCCTGACCGCCAAGGAGTTCGCCCTGCTGGAATATCTGCTGCAACGCAAGGGCAAGCTGGTGTCGCGCGACAACATACTCGATGCGGTTTGGGGCATGGATTATTACGGGGGCAACCGCACCATCGACGTCCATATCCGCCACCTGCGCGAAAAGATTCCCCTCTTGAAAGCCTCCCTGGTCACCGTAAAATCATTCGGCTACAAATTGAAGGACGAAAAATAA